One Candidatus Cloacimonadaceae bacterium genomic region harbors:
- a CDS encoding DNA methyltransferase, producing the protein MDSIIEILKAKHISLIEEPMIFDSIAVGSKRKIEYQDAGYPTITDEFWTAKQRQAVSIHEISYRACFKPQLPNYFINRFTQENDIVYDPFNGRGTTSIEAALCNRNVIANDVNPLSTILTKTPRKKLNFYEFALPASLG; encoded by the coding sequence ATGGACAGTATCATTGAAATACTAAAAGCTAAACACATTAGTTTGATTGAAGAGCCAATGATTTTTGACTCCATAGCTGTAGGGTCAAAAAGAAAAATTGAATATCAAGACGCGGGATATCCCACTATCACTGACGAGTTTTGGACTGCTAAGCAAAGACAAGCAGTTAGCATTCATGAAATTTCATATCGAGCATGTTTCAAGCCTCAATTACCAAACTACTTTATCAATCGTTTTACCCAAGAAAACGACATCGTATATGACCCCTTCAATGGAAGGGGGACGACATCGATTGAAGCAGCATTATGCAACCGCAACGTAATAGCAAACGATGTAAATCCTCTCAGCACTATTCTTACTAAGACTCCCAGGAAAAAACTCAATTTTTATGAATTTGCTCTGCCTGCGAGTTTGGGTTAG